DNA from Granulicella arctica:
GCGCCGTGTGGATAGCCGGCTGCATGTGCGGCCGGTGACGCTGATGGTGTTGCAGGTGATCCGGCTGGCGGCGATGTCTACGAGCTTCGCGGTGTGGTTCTGGTGCTTGCAGGAGGCGGCGAAGATTGCGGTGACGGGGCCGATTGCGCAGGGGGCGGAGCCGAGCATGGTGCTGTACTTCGCGCTGGCGATTATTGCGACGCTGGGGTTGTTTGTGCTGTGGGCGCTGGTGAGCTGGGGGTTCTCGGTGGCACCTTTGCTCGCTATGCTCCATGGTTGGGGAGTTGGCAGGAGTTTGGCGTCGTCGTTCCGGCTGGGTGGGTTGAAGATCAAGCTGGTGGAGATCAACCTGGTGATGGGGATCGTCAAGATTGCGCTGATTGTGCTGGCGATGGTGTTTTCGGCGAGCCCGTTGCCGTTTGAGACGGTTGCCACGCAGGAGTTTTTGACCTACTGGTGGGCTGGGGTGACGGTGCTGTACTTCGTGGCATCGGACTACTTCCATGTGGCGCGGCTAGTGGCGTATCTGGAGCTGTGGCGGGCGACGGCGGTGGAGTCCGGCGGCGGAATCTGAACTTCTTGCGATTGGGCCTCGTGTGGAGGGCGAAATCGGCATCCTAACTGACAGGCGCTATCTTCCGTTCGAGGAGTTTGTATGTCATCCTTTGCGATTTACGCTATCGGCGTTGTCATTATCATCATTGGGCTTGTCTACGTGGCGTCGCTTGCTCATGTGCATACGCCGTGGATTGTGGGTGGTGCGATCCTGGTATTTGGGGCGGGGCTGATCGGCGCGGTGAACAGTACGAAGAGGCGGGATTAGCCGAGGCTCCGCGCTGATTTAGACTTGAATGATCGTGGATACTTCTACTGTCGTCATTCTGGATTTTGGGTCGCAATATACGCAGCTGATTGCGCGGCGCATTCGTGAGTTCAATGTGTTTTCGGTCGTGCTGCCGTGCACGGTTTCGCTGGAGCAGGTGAAGGCGCTGAAGCCGAAGGGAATCATCCTTTCGGGTGGGCCTTCGTCGGTGTATGACGCGGATGCGCCGAAGGCCGATCCGGCGGTGCTGGCGATGGGTTTGCCGGTGCTGGGGATCTGCTATGGGCTGCACTTCATCGTGCATCATCTGGGTGGGAAGATCGAGTCGGCTCCGGCGCGTGAGTATGGGCACGCTGAGGTGACGGTGATTGCGGAGACGCCGCTGTTTAGCGGGTTGCCGCAGGTGATGAATGTTTGGATGTCGCATGGGGACGAGGCGAAGGCTCTGCCCGAGGGCTTCGTGCTGACGGCGCAGACGTCGAATGCGGTCGCGGGCATCGCGAATGAGGCGCGGAAGATCTGGGCGGTACAGTTTCATCCTGAAGTTGCGCATACCAAGCAGGGGATGGAGCTGCTGAAGAACTTTGTGATCGACATCTGCGGGGCCAGCGCGGATTGGACGCCAGAGCACTTTATCCAGTCGACGGTGGAGCGGGTGCGGGCGCAGGTTGGTGATGGGCATGCAATCTGCGGGTTGAGCGGCGGTGTGGACTCGTCGGTCGCTGCCGTGCTGGTGGCGAAGGCGATCGGCGATAAGCTGACGTGCATCTTCGTGAACAACGGTGTGCTGCGTAAGGACGAGTTTGCCAAGGTGCAGACGACGATGCGGGAGCAGCTTGGGTTGAATGTTGTGGCTGTCGATGCGAGCGAGAGGTTTCTTACGAAGCTGGCTGGTGTGACTGATCCGGAGACGAAGCGGAAGGTGATTGGCGGCGAGTTTATCTCGGTGTTCGATGACGAGGCGAAGAAGATCTTCGAGGCGGAGAAGCATGATGGCAAGGATGTTGCGTGGCTGGTGCAGGGGACGCTGTATCCGGATGTGATCGAGTCGTCGAGCGTGCATGGGCCGTCGCATACGATCAAGAGCCACCACAATGTGGGTGGTTTGCCGGCGGATATGAAGCTGAAGCTGATTGAGCCGCTGCGCGACCTGTTCAAGGATGAGGTTCGGCGGATCGGGCGCGACCTGGGAATGCCGGACGATATTATTGAACGGCAGCCGTTTCCGGGGCCTGGGCTTGCGGTGCGGATTCTGGGCGAGGTGACTGCGGAACGCGTGGCGATTTTGCAGGAGGCCGACCAGATCGTTGTGGATGAGATCAAGCGGGCTGGGCTGTATCGCAAGGTGTGGCAGAGCTTTGCGGTGCTGCTGCCGGTGAAGTCGGTTGGCGTGATGGGGGATCAGCGGACGTATGCGAATACGTGCGCGATCCGCGCGGTGGAGAGCGAGGACGGCATGACAGCGGATTGGGCTCCGCTGCCGTATGAGGTGCTGCGGACGATCTCGAGCCGAATTGTGAGTGAGGTGCGGGGGATTAATCGCGTGGTGTATGACATTACGAGCAAGCCGCCTGGGACGATTGAGTGGGAGTAGGGATGTCTGTTGCTCCAGATGGATTAGATGAACTTAGGGATTCTTTGCCTATATTAGCTAAGCTGCTGGGAGAAACAGTTCGGTGGGTGCACCCAGACGTATTTAGAGCGATGCCGCTTTGGTATCCGGAAACTGCTCGTGGTGAGCCTGAATTTAATGCGGCTTACGACAAACAAAGGATGCTAAATGGCAATCTAAGGGCGGAGGCCAACATCTTTGCGGGGAGAGCTTTGATGAAAGCCATGGGTTTAAGAAAGCGACCACCCAATTGGGCAGTCTGCCACATTTGGGGATATGACGATCCCAAGTTTGGTAGCAAAGGAAATGTCGTTCGGGATAGAAGGTTTTATTCATGTGTTGGGAATATGGTTTTAGTGCCTTCACCTCTCAAGGGATTGACGGATCACATTCCTGAAGTAAGGTTGATGCTTAGGACATGTGCTTACCATTTATACGGATGGTTGTGTGAACACGATGATCTTTCATCCTCGAATGACTTAGAACAAATTCGTCAAGGTTTGATACCGAAAGATTATCCGGCTGATTGGCCGGTCAAAAAGTCGGATGTATTACCACGCAATGTAATGCATCCAGATAATTGGGTGTGGAACGAAATAGGTAAAAGAAAAGAACGTATAAAAAGTGAACTTAAAACATGCGGCGCGCTTTACCCGAGAGAAGCGATAGTATCGGCTTTACGGTTTTGGAAAGTCGATTGGATATAAATAGAAAAGCGCCGCAGTGATGCGGCGCTTTTCTATGGGATAGAAGTACGGTTAGCCGAGTTCGGCTAGGCTGGTGGCTCCGAATTTGGTGTACCAGGGGGTGGCGGCTTTGAGGGCTTCGTTGACGTTGGAGATGTTTTCTACGCCGGTGGTTTCGAGCCAGTCGCGGAAGGCTTTTTCGCCTTCGCGGGCGTAGATGGCGATGCCGTCCTTCCAGGTGGCTCGGCCGCAGAGGACTCCGTTGAACTTGGTGCCGGACTCGGCGGCTAGCTCGAGGGTCTCGATGAAGACGGGGTTCGAGACGCCGGCGGAGAGGTAGATGAAGGGCTTGTGGGTCATGGTTTCGGCGTCGCGGAAGTGCTGGAGGGCTTCGGCGCGGGTGTAGGCCTTTTCGCCCTTGAAGGCGCGGGTGCCTTCGACGAAGGACATCTCGATGGGGACCTCGACCTTGAGGACGTCGACGTTGTAGCGGGCCTTGCCGAACTCGGCCATGGAGCCGGAGACGATCTCGGGCTTTTTGAGGGCGTAGGCGAGGGACTTTTCGTCGCCGCCGTGGGCGTCGTAGCCGACGAACTCGAGGAAGAAGGGGATGTCGTGGGCGATGCACTCGTCGCCGATGCGCTCGATCCAGGCGTGCTTGAGGTCGTTGATCGCGGACTTCTCGAAGGGGGTGTAGTAGAGGAGGATCTTGATGCAGTCGGCTCCGGCTTCCTTGAGGCGGCGGACGCTCCATACGTCGAGGAGGTCGGGGAGGCGGCCGGGTGTGGCGGAGTCGTAGCCGGTTTTCTCGTAGGCGAGGAGGAGGCCCTTGCCGTTGCGCTGGTGGGCGGCGGGGAGGCCGAATTCGGGATCGAGGAGGATGGCGGAGGCGTGGCGGGTGAGGACCTCGGTGACTAGGAGCTTGAACCGCTCGAGGTCATGGGCGTCGGCGGCGGCTCCGCGCTCCTTGGCGAGGGACTTTTGAAGGGAGCCGCGCTGGTCCATGGCGGCGGCGGCGATTACGCCGCGGGCGTCCGAAACGGACTTGAGTCCGGCAAGTTTTCCTGGGGTCAATTTCATGGTGAAGTCACTCTCCTGAGAGCTTGGATGCATACAAGCGCGATTTTATCGCGCTTGGGGTTTTGGGCTTCAGGAGGGGACGATTATCGGATTTTGGTGGGAGGTATGAGGAAATGCAAAAACAGCAGCAAAGGCAACCGCAGGTCCTTCGACTGCGCCTCTCGCGGTGAAGCTGCGAGAGGCTTCGCTCAGGATGACAGTTTTTGGGGTGGAGTGGGAGAAGAAGAAGCAACAGCAGCTGTAGATGCAGGCCCTTCGACAAGCTCAGGGTCAGGATGACAGTTTTGGGGTGGAGTGGGAGAAGAAGAAACAACAGCAACTGTAGATGCCGGCCCTTCGACAAGCTCAGGGTCAGGATGACAGTTTTTGGGTGGGTTTAGGCGGAGAGGGTTTTGGGCTCTGGTGATTCGAGGGTGAGTTCGAGGGTGGGGTTTGCTTCGGCGAGGTCCAGGCCGTCGCTGGTGGTTTGGACGGAGCGGACGGTGTTGGTTTCGGCGGGCTTGAGGAGGGTGATGTTGCGGGCGGCGAGTTGGAGTCCGTAGAGGAGGACGGCGGCGCGTTTGCTCTCAAGCTGGTTGGTGGCGAGGGCGTTGACCACCTGAGAGATGGCGAGTTGCACGGATTCGCGATCTTCGAGGGCGTTGAGCTGGATGGAGTTGGTGTAGTTGAGGTAGCTCTTGGCCATGGGATGCAGGCGATAGCTCTTGTGGAAGCGGTGCATGCGGTCATGGGCGTAGCAAAACGGGTTTTCTGTGAGGGCTACGGCGCGGCACTGGATTCCGTTTGCTTTGATGTGGCGGCAGAGGGGTGTTTCCATGGCTTTTCTCTCCTGGTGGTGGGGTGTACCCCCCCCGGGGGGGGTGTCTCGCTAAGTGCAATGAATGCAAATACTTAGCAAGTTTATCCCTCGCTAAGTATTTGCATTCAAAGGAGTTGCTGGTAAGTATAAGGATTCAAACGAGTTATGCGGCAATGGAAAAGCCCCGGCGGTTGGCCGGGGCTTTCTTTTGATGCACTATATCCAGTATAGCTGCTGCTGGGAACTGGTATGCCACTTGGATGTGGTTTGTTTTCATGGATTTAAGGGGGTTTGGGGGTTGACAGGTTTTGGGGGGATAAGCAACGGCAAAGGCAAGTGCAAAGACAACCGCAGGTCCTTCGGCTTCGCTCAGGATGACAGTTTGGTGGAGAGTTGAAGAAAGGCGGTCGTGCTGCGCACGATGCCCACCTTAGGGACGATGAAGCTGTCGCGAAGATGGGGCACCCGATTCTGTTTGGTTGGGATTTTGCGGTTAGCGGCGGCTGGTGGCTAGTTTGAAAGAGGTGGCGGCGATGATGAGGGAGAGGATGGTGGCGAGGCTGGCCCAGAGGTAGGTGGCTGCGGGAGTGTTGACGGTGACGAGGTCGAAGTTGGTTTGGTTGGAGGTGGTGAGAGAGTGGGCGAGCTGGGGGGCGACGGCGATGAGGAAGGTGGCGAGGAGGGCGAGCAGGACGATAGCGATGGGGAGGAGGCGCTTCCAGGGGAAGGGGATGGGGGGGAAGGCTTCGGCGGGTTGAGTTTGGGTGGCGGCCTGCTTATGGATGGCGTCCATGACGGAGGCGGTGAAGCCGGAGGAGGGTTGGAGGGCGTCGGGGCCGAGGTGGGCGGCGAGGCGGCGGTCGAGTTCGGCGTTGTGCTGACTATCGTGGGGGTTCATGCGGTCTCCTTGGCGCGAAGGGTGGGGGTGCGCGGGGTGACGGGTTGGAGCTTGGAGCGGAGGATGTCTCGGGCGCGGAAGAGGCGGGCCTTGACGGTGCCTGCGGGGAGCTTGAGGGCGAGTGCGGTGGCGGGGACGTCCATCTCTTGAAAGTAGTAGAGGAGGAGGACTTCGCGGTACTTCGGGGGGAGGGTGTCGACGGCGCGGTGGAGGGCGGCGTCTTCGCTGCGCTGCTGGAGGGTGGCGGCGAGGTTGTGGGGGTGCTGGGGCTCGAGGATGTCGTCGAAGGGGAGGGTGAGGGGAGGGATGCGGCGGAGCTCGGTGCAGTAGAGGTTGGTGGCGAGGGAGAAGAGCCAGGTGGAGAAGGCGGACTCCTGCCGCCAGGAGGAGAGGTTGCGGAAGGCGCGGAGGAAGGCCTCCTGGGCGAGCTCTTCGGCGCGGGAGCGATCGCGGGTGAAGCGGTAGGCGAGGTTGATGAGAGGGGATTGCCAGCGGCGGACGATGCCCTCGAAGGCGGAGGTGTCTCCGGCGAGGACGAGGGCTACGTCGTGTTGGTCGTCTGTGGGGTGCATGCGTTTTGTTGTCGCATGTAGTGTGACCTATGGGTGGGAGATTTGGTTGCGTTTTTTTGTGGGGGTGACTGGGTAGGGATTTTTTGAAGAAAACGAAACCGGGTTGGCGAGGGGGTGGTCTGACGGTATGTAGCTGAGAGATTTCTAAATTTGAGGAGGATGATATGACTTTGGCGATGATGGATCTGGATGTGAGAACCCCTGAGGTGGCGGTGTTTGTGTTTCTGGCGATCGGGGCGGTGGCGCTGTTTGGGTTTCTGTCGGTGGCGACATGGACGGGGACGCGGCAGCAGGAGCGAGAGTCGTATTACAAGGCTGAGATGTTGAAGAAGATCGCGGAGATGGGTGGGGAGCGGAACCCGGCGCTGGAGTATTTGCGGGAACAGGAGCGGATTGCGGCGGCGAAGCGGATCGGTGGATTCAGGCTGGGCGGGCTGATCAATATTGCGGTGGGGCTGGGGGTGATGATCCTGCTGCACGGGCTGGTGGATTCGAACAAGGTGTATCTGGTGGGGGTGATCCCGCTGCTGGTTGGGGCGGCGTTGACGGTGTATGGGTTTTGGATGGGGCCGAAGGCGGAGGCTTAGAGCTAAGTGGCTGTGCGGAATAACCGCAGGTCCTGAGCAAAGCCACTCGCGATACGGCTGCGAGTGGCTTTGCTTAGGATGACAGTTTGGTGGGATGGGGCGAACTAACAAAAGCAAAGACGGAATACAGGGGTCCTTCACTACGTTCAGGATGACGACGTAAAGCGATACAGGGTCCTCTCCCTTCGGCTACGCGACCTATTCGATGCGATGGAGGGTGCGGCTCCAGCGGGTTTCGTCGAAGAAGTGGAGCATGGTGTGGAAGGTGGAGGCTGTTCGCTCGGAGGCGGAGGTCTTGTCGGTGTCGTCGTCGGGTGTTTTGAAGGACCAGTAGACGAAGAGCGGGCGGCCGATGAGGTTGGCTCGGGGGACGAGTCCCCAGTAGCGGCTGTCGTAGCTGATGGGGCGGTTGTCGCCCATGACGAAGTAGTAGCCGGTGGGGACGACTAGATCCTGGCCCTGGATGTGGGTGGGGAGTTCGACGCTCCAGGTGGCGAGGACGTTGTTTCCGTCTTCGGGGGCGATGGCGGGGAAGTCGTCGTTGTAGGGGTTGTAGTTGGCGTCGGTGGGCATGGCGGCGTAGGGCTCATGCAGGGCGACGCCATTGCGGTAGACGATGCCGTGGCGCAGGTGGATGCGGTCGCCGGGAAGGCCGATGACGCGCTTGACGAGGATGTCGTGGTCGTCTTTGGCGTTGGGTGCGGGGCGGAAGAAGACGACGGGCTCGTCGTGCTGGAGCTCGCGGTAGGGGATGAAGGGAGCTAGCGACGATGAGGGCGCGAGCGAGGCGCGATCGACCAGGACGTGGTCGCCGACGAGCAGGGTGCTGGCCATAGAGGCCGACGGGATGACGAAGTTCTGGAAGCTGAAGGTGATGACAAAGATCCAGACGGCCAGGAGGGTGACCATGGAGGCTAATCCTTCGAGGCGCGTCTCTTCTTTCTGGGGAAGAGCGGATGCTTTGGGGTCTGCTGTCGGGATTGTCTTTGCCATGGAGATCGCCTCGTGGTTCGTCTGTCGATTGTAACTGTGGGTGGTTCGATGGCGGCGGCGAGAGAAGGAACAAACAACAGCAAAGACAACCGCAGGTCCTTCGGCTGCGCTCAGGATGACAGTTTTTGGGTGGGGTTGAGGGATAAAAACAAGCAGCGACGACGGCAAGAGCAACCGCAGGTCCTTCGACTGCGCCACTCGCGATACGGCTGCGAGTTGCTTTGCTCAGGATGACAGTTTTGTTTGAGGGTTGAAAAGGACCGGTTAGATGGCGGTGGCGAGGGCGGTTTGCTGGGCGGTGAGGAGTTGGCGGATGCCGGTTTCGGCGATGTCGAGCATCTGGGTGAGCTGGGCGCGGGTGTAGGAGTCTTTTTCGGCGGTGGCCTGGGTTTCGACGAGGCCGCCGCTGGCGAGCATGACGACGTTCATGTCGACGGTGGCGCGGGAGTCTTCTTCGTAGCAGAGGTCGAGGAGGACGTTGCCGTCGACGATGCCGACGGAGGTGGCGGCGACCATCTGGGTGAGGGGTGTGACCTTGAGGGTTCCGGCGACGACGAGCTTGTTGAGGGCGATGGCGAGGGCGACGGCGGCTCCGGTGATGGCGGCGGTGCGGGTTCCGCCGTCGGCCTGGAGGACGTCGCAGTCGAGGATGATGGTGCGTTCGCCGAGGGCTTTCATATCGACTACGGAGCGGAGGGAGCGGCCGATGAGGCGCTGGATCTCGTGGGTGCGGCCGCCTACTTTGCCGCGTTCGGACTCGCGTGCGGTGCGGGTGAGGGTGGCGCGGGGGAGCATGCCGTACTCGGCGGTGACCCAGCCGCGGCCGGAGTTGCGGAGCCAGCCGGGGACGCCTTGCTCGATGGTGGCGTTGCAGAGGACGCGGGTGTTGCCGGTCTCGATGAGGACGGAGCCCTCGGGGGTGGAGACGTAGCCGGGGGTGATGCGGAGGGTGCGGAGCTGGTCGGCGGTGCGGGAGTCGGGGCGGAAGAGCTGGGCAACGGACATCAGGCGATTATAGTTTGCGGGGGTGATGCTCGTTGCGTGCGGCTGTTCGAGAATGAGGATTTAGTATCGACGCATGCCGCGCAATCCAAAAGAGCCTCAGAAGCTTGCTCCTCTGTGGCGAGCAGTCGTCGAGATAGCGTTTATCGTATTTCTGTTTTATTCGAATCTTTTGATGGGGGATTTCGAATCCTCGAATCAACGCGGGAGGACGCTTATCTCTGCGCTGCGAGATGTTGTTACGCCTACGAACTTTGGGATTGCTCTTGTCTCTGCGGTGATTGGTTATCTGGGGTTTGAGTATTTGCGGAAGAAGCTATAGGGCTTTTCATATTGAGGCAGAGTGGTCATGTTGAGGGGTATCGCTCATGGGGTTCTCTGGTAAACTAGAGTTCCATGAGCAATTCTTATCGCATTGCACTCGTGGGAGATTACGACTCTTCTGTTCCAGCCCATCAAGCAATTCCTCTTGCACTTGCCCTGGCAGCGCGTTACCACAAGGTTGCGGTGGAAGGGGTGTGGGTTCATACCTTGCAGATTGAAGACGCGGATGCGCTGCTTGCGACCTACGATGGGATCTGGTGTGTTCCTGCTAGTCCTTACAGCAATACTCGTGGAGCGCTTGAGGCTATTCGTGTAGCCCGTGAAAAGGCGATTCCGTTTCTTGGTACGTGCGGCGGCTTTCAGCATGCTCTGATTGAATATGCACGGAATGTGCAGGGGCTGGTAGATGCCGATCATGCGGAGACGAACCCGGATGCTTCGCTTGCTCTGATTGTTCCTCTGGTGTGTTCGCTCGTTGAGAAGGAGGCGGAGCTGGTTTTGACGGAGGGAAGTCTCCTTTATCGAAGCTACGGCGTGCCGAGGGTGGTGGAAGGGTATCGTTGCAGCTATGGGCCTAATCCAGAGCATGAGCAGGCGCTGTTTGCGGGGTCGCTCCGGGCAACGGCACACGATCTCGATGGTGCGGTGCGCGGTGCGGAGCTCTCGGGGCACCCTTTCTTTGTTGGCACGTTGTTTCAGCCGGAGCGGAAGAGTTTGAAGGGCGAGCTGTCTCCTGTGGTTCGTGACTTTGTGGGCGCGGTTGTGGGGGTGATGGTTTCGAGCGCAATCATTTCTCATGATTGAGTGGATGGGCTTATTCAAATCGCTACAGGATGTTCTGTTTTGGGAATCTTGTCCCATAATGGGAAATACGCTTTTAGGAGGGTTTTGTTGGGGTTTGTCCCGATTCGGGCCGGTTGGCGGTTCCGAAACGGGAATAGTGCGGAAATGGGATGGTTGCGGCGGTAACTTTATTAGTGCTTTCTTTTGAAAGACTTACCTTAACTGTCCCACTTTGGCACGCAACGTGATTATAGGTTTCGTACAGACACTCCAAAAGATAGGAGTGCGGATACACAATTCGGAGTAAGACCATGCAGGCAACGCTGAGCAGGACCGCCTCGGGGAAGCAATTCCGTTCAGGAACACACACTGCTGTACTACCTTTTCTATCTGCCGATACGTTTGAAGCTGGTGACGGGTCTGATGCGGGCCTGACGAGAGAGGCGCAAGACAAACACGCACATTCTGTTGCTGAAGGGGCGGGGCTGGCGCATGATGCCGGGAATCTGCTGGGGGCGCTTGGGCTCTACTGTGAGCTGCTGGCGTTGCCGGGGGTGCTGCGGGATGAGCATCGCCACTACGCGGACGAGTTGCAGATGTTGAGCGGGCGGAGCCGGGTGCTGATTGAGCGGCTGCTGCATCCGGCGGCGACGGCGCGAGGGCGTGATGTGGCGCAGGGCTTTGCCAGGCCGGTTGAGATGGTGGTGGTACCGGAGGTGATCGAGCAGTGCCGGGGTCTGTTGGACCGGATTGCGCGGCGTGCGGTGGAGGTGGCGTATGAGGAG
Protein-coding regions in this window:
- the guaA gene encoding glutamine-hydrolyzing GMP synthase, translating into MIVDTSTVVILDFGSQYTQLIARRIREFNVFSVVLPCTVSLEQVKALKPKGIILSGGPSSVYDADAPKADPAVLAMGLPVLGICYGLHFIVHHLGGKIESAPAREYGHAEVTVIAETPLFSGLPQVMNVWMSHGDEAKALPEGFVLTAQTSNAVAGIANEARKIWAVQFHPEVAHTKQGMELLKNFVIDICGASADWTPEHFIQSTVERVRAQVGDGHAICGLSGGVDSSVAAVLVAKAIGDKLTCIFVNNGVLRKDEFAKVQTTMREQLGLNVVAVDASERFLTKLAGVTDPETKRKVIGGEFISVFDDEAKKIFEAEKHDGKDVAWLVQGTLYPDVIESSSVHGPSHTIKSHHNVGGLPADMKLKLIEPLRDLFKDEVRRIGRDLGMPDDIIERQPFPGPGLAVRILGEVTAERVAILQEADQIVVDEIKRAGLYRKVWQSFAVLLPVKSVGVMGDQRTYANTCAIRAVESEDGMTADWAPLPYEVLRTISSRIVSEVRGINRVVYDITSKPPGTIEWE
- the lepB gene encoding signal peptidase I is translated as MAKTIPTADPKASALPQKEETRLEGLASMVTLLAVWIFVITFSFQNFVIPSASMASTLLVGDHVLVDRASLAPSSSLAPFIPYRELQHDEPVVFFRPAPNAKDDHDILVKRVIGLPGDRIHLRHGIVYRNGVALHEPYAAMPTDANYNPYNDDFPAIAPEDGNNVLATWSVELPTHIQGQDLVVPTGYYFVMGDNRPISYDSRYWGLVPRANLIGRPLFVYWSFKTPDDDTDKTSASERTASTFHTMLHFFDETRWSRTLHRIE
- a CDS encoding RNA polymerase sigma factor, producing the protein MHPTDDQHDVALVLAGDTSAFEGIVRRWQSPLINLAYRFTRDRSRAEELAQEAFLRAFRNLSSWRQESAFSTWLFSLATNLYCTELRRIPPLTLPFDDILEPQHPHNLAATLQQRSEDAALHRAVDTLPPKYREVLLLYYFQEMDVPATALALKLPAGTVKARLFRARDILRSKLQPVTPRTPTLRAKETA
- the rph gene encoding ribonuclease PH, which produces MSVAQLFRPDSRTADQLRTLRITPGYVSTPEGSVLIETGNTRVLCNATIEQGVPGWLRNSGRGWVTAEYGMLPRATLTRTARESERGKVGGRTHEIQRLIGRSLRSVVDMKALGERTIILDCDVLQADGGTRTAAITGAAVALAIALNKLVVAGTLKVTPLTQMVAATSVGIVDGNVLLDLCYEEDSRATVDMNVVMLASGGLVETQATAEKDSYTRAQLTQMLDIAETGIRQLLTAQQTALATAI
- a CDS encoding tagatose 1,6-diphosphate aldolase; this encodes MKLTPGKLAGLKSVSDARGVIAAAAMDQRGSLQKSLAKERGAAADAHDLERFKLLVTEVLTRHASAILLDPEFGLPAAHQRNGKGLLLAYEKTGYDSATPGRLPDLLDVWSVRRLKEAGADCIKILLYYTPFEKSAINDLKHAWIERIGDECIAHDIPFFLEFVGYDAHGGDEKSLAYALKKPEIVSGSMAEFGKARYNVDVLKVEVPIEMSFVEGTRAFKGEKAYTRAEALQHFRDAETMTHKPFIYLSAGVSNPVFIETLELAAESGTKFNGVLCGRATWKDGIAIYAREGEKAFRDWLETTGVENISNVNEALKAATPWYTKFGATSLAELG
- a CDS encoding CTP synthase C-terminal region-related (seleno)protein translates to MSNSYRIALVGDYDSSVPAHQAIPLALALAARYHKVAVEGVWVHTLQIEDADALLATYDGIWCVPASPYSNTRGALEAIRVAREKAIPFLGTCGGFQHALIEYARNVQGLVDADHAETNPDASLALIVPLVCSLVEKEAELVLTEGSLLYRSYGVPRVVEGYRCSYGPNPEHEQALFAGSLRATAHDLDGAVRGAELSGHPFFVGTLFQPERKSLKGELSPVVRDFVGAVVGVMVSSAIISHD